Within Runella rosea, the genomic segment AGGTCCGCCGCCCAAGCCCTACGATTTGCCAGCCGAGACCATTCCAGAAGGACTGGATTGGAGTGCATGGTTGGGGCCCAATGCAGCAGTACCTTTCAATTCAGAATTGGCCCCGCCGACATCCAAAGATGTATTTCCCAATTGGCGGAATTACAAAGAATTTGGTGGGGGCATGGTGACCGACTGGGGTGCGCACATGTTTGACATCGTACAATGGGCACTAGATATGGACAATAGTGGTCCCGTAGAAGTGATTGCACCCGACGGAAAAGAGCACCCTTTCCTGACCTACCGTTATGATAATGGCATCGTGATGACCCACGAAAAGTGGGACTGGAACAATGCGATTCTCTTTACAGGAACAGAAGGCGAACTTCGGGTACAACGTAAGAAAATAGAAACTACGCCTGCATCATTGGCTACGCGTGTAATAGGAGAAACCGAAAAACACGTGTATAAGAGCGAAAATCACTATAAAGATTTCTTTGATGCGATGCGTAAACGGAGCAAACCCATCTGTGACGTGGAAGTCGGCCACCGGACGGCGTCGGTTTGTAACATTGGAAACATTGCCTACCAACTCAATCGACCGTTGCAATGGAATCCGAAGAAAGAATCTTTCAAAAATGATAAAGAAGCCAACGCTTTGCTTGGACGTTCAATGAATGATGTGTGGGGGATAAAAATTTAATTGCGTTTTTAATCACGAAAAGTCGCTGAAAAGCAAATAGTTATCAATTGGAGCAGTGGGTGTCAGTTAGATACGCATTGCTCCAATGCTTTTTGTACGGTTTCGGTGGTAGTAATTTTGGAATCGTTACCCCATGTGGTGTACATATACGTCATGATTTCGGCAATTTCCAAATCTTTTAGGGCTGGATTAGCAGGCATGGGTCGATTAAAGGTTTTGCCGTTGACCGTTACCGACTGATTTACTCCGTTTTTAATCCAGCAAATTACCTTTGCTTTGTCTTTGAGATATTCGGGCACAATGGCGGGATATAAATTGCTTAGTCCTTTGCCATCGCGTTGGTGGCAGTTGGCGCAGTGGGTCTGAAACAATGTATAGCCTTCTGCTACGTACTGCGCATGTTTTGTGCTTTCTTCGCTTTGGCAGGAGAAAAAAAAGAGGAATATAAACCCAGAACTAAGCGCCGAATAACGAACGAAACTAACCCTAAAAAAATGTAGCATATACCTTATTTATTTACTCACTCCACACACCTTACTCTTTGTTTTTGTACTCTTCTTGCAAACGTTCGATGTCAGAGATAAGCCGCTTGGTGGCTTCGTCGTCGGTGCCGTTGTACATACCACGCACGTGTTTTTCTTTATCGACCAATACAAACGCACCGCTGTGAATGTAACCTCCTGGGGCGGTGGAATCAGCCCCCGCGACGACCAAGTACTTTTTTTCGCCAATTTCGTAGATTTTTTCGCGATTTCCCGTCACAAAAAGCCATTGGTTGCCCGTTACGCCCAGATCAGTGGCGTATTCTTTCAACACGGCAGGGGTATCGTGGTCGGGGTCAATCGTGTGGGAAAGGATGGCTACGTCGTTTTGACCCTTGATTTTTTCGTAGACCTTCAGCATTTGTTTTTTCATCACGGGGCAAATCGTGGGGCAGGTGGTAAAGAAAAAATCCGCAACGTAAATTTTGTCTTTGAAATTTTGGGCGGTAACAGTGTCGCCGTTTTGACTCACAAACTTAAAATCAGGAATGGTATGGTACAGGGTATCAACGACTTCTTTGCCGTCCACGATTCGGGTGGTGGTTTCGCGCTCGCCTAAGATGGGCAAACGGTCAGAGTTTTTGTTACATCCCCAAATGAGTAAAAATAAAAGGGCAAAAATGGTGTTTTTCATAGCTTGGGTGCTCGTTCACTTTTAGTGGGTTATTTCTTTAAAAACTGCTCAGCTTTGGCCATGCTTTCGAGCATTTTATCACGTACCGCGCTGATTTTGGTCTTCTCGGCATTCATGGCCTTTACGGCTTCCTCGCCAGAGAGCGCTTTTAAAGAATCCCCGTTGTAATTGTGCATCCAGTTCATCATTCCTTGATCGGCTTCGGTCAGGGCAACACTCAGCGCCAACGCTTCATCTTTGCGCTTTTGAAGGCTATCATTGGGGGTGATTTTTACCAAGCTATCAATCGCGCTGATTTCTTTACTCAGCCCAGTTTTTAATTCCATCAGTTGTCCCATTTTGGGCATTACTTCATCGTGGATGACAAATACTTCTTTTTCAGTTTGTTCTACAGAGCCTTTGTCTTCAGAACAGGCACTTATAGACAAAGCAAAACCGAAGGCGACGATTATATTTTTCATTTCTAATTTAGGACTAAATTGAACGTAGTTTATTGATTAACAATTGGTTGGTTCTCTAAAATAAATTTATTTGACTTACCCCAGACTGCGCTTGAAGCATTTCACGGGCGTTTTGGAGGATTGCTTCGCTTGGTTTGCTTCCACCAATCATTTGGGCAATTTCTTTCACGCGTTCTTCAAACGTAAGCTTGCGAATCTTGCTCACCGTTTTTTCGGAGGAGTTGTCTTTGTATACAAAATAATGAGCGGTTCCTTGCGTGGCTATTTGGTGCAAGTGTGTAATGGAAATTACTTGGTGGCTTTTAGAGATTTCTCGCATCATTTGACCCATTTTAATGGCAATTTCGCCCGAAACTCCCGTGTCAATTTCGTCAAAAACGATGGTGGGCAGTTTACGTTTACTGGCCAAAATGTACTTAATCACCATCATCAACCGCGAAAACTCCCCGCCCGACGCCACATTTTTCAGTTGTTGCGGCTTAATTCCCTTATTGGCACTGAACAAAAAGTCTACGTCATCGATGCCCGACTCGCTTGGTTCGATGATTGTGTGTTGGATGCTCAGCGCGGCATTGGGCATACCTAACTCCAACAAGTAAGTCTTGACCTGCTTTTCTACAGATGTCATCACGGCTTTTCGACTATTGGAAAGTTTTTCGGCCGATTTTTGGAGTTTTGCCTGCGCTTTGTCGGCGGCAGCTTTTGCTTTGTTGATGTCTTCATCAAGGTTCAAAACCCGACTTACTTTTGTTTCCAATTCGTTCTGAATCGCAATGAGCTCTTTAAGGGTTTTGACTTGGTGTTTTTGTTGCAAATGATAAAACAAATTAAGTCGCTCACGAATTTCTTCGGCGCGGGTATCGTCGATTTCTACATTGTCTTGTTCGTCGCTGATTTCGCTGGCCAAATCCTTTAATTCAATGTAAACACTCTGGGCTCGTTCGCGAAGTTGCTCATACTGAGGCGCAAACTTACTGATGGCATTCAGGCTAGAAACTGCATTTTTTAAAAACACAATCACCGATTGTTCGGGATTGTCAAGGTATTCGGTGGCCAATTGCAGCCGTTCGCGTACATCGGTGGCATTTTCAAGAATGATTAATTCTTGCTCCAATTGTTCCTGTTCGTCGGCTTGCAGATGGGCTTTTTCGAGTTCGTCGTACAAAAATTGGTTATAATCAAACTCTTTCCGCATTTGGGCCGCTTCCGCTATCAGGCGATTATAGACTTGGTTTGCTTTACGATACGCCTGAAAATCAGTGTGATAGTGCCGAAGGGTTTCTTCGTTTTGGGCATAAGTATCCACAATCTGTAGCTGAAATTCGTTGGAACCGAGCAGCAGGGTATCGTGCTGCGAATGAATATCCATCAATTGGCCCGCAATGCGTCGTAGGGATTCCAGATTGACGGGGGTGTCATTGATAAAAGCCCTTGATTTGCCAGTGGGGCTAATTTCGCGACGAATGAGGCAGGTAGTTGTAAAATCCAGCTCTTCTTCGTCAAATAAGTGTTCAATGAAGTAGCCTGAAAGATCGAACGTTCCTTCAATGATGCATTTTCCGGCAGGATTGTACAGCACTTTTGTATCGGCACGGCTGCCCAACAATAAGCCAATAGCGCCGAGCATGATGGATTTACCCGCCCCCGTTTCGCCCGTGATGATATTAAGCTGTGGGTCAGGAGTAAGCTCCAAATGGTCGATTAATGCGTAATTTTTGATCAGTAGATGCGCAAGCATAAAGCAATCGGTTGAACCGCCGCGAAGTTAGTCAACTATTCAACAAAATGTACAGACTTTGTGTTCGGAACTTGTTAAAATGTAGCCTCAAGGTCATAAACGACGGTGTCAATTTGCGTAAAAGCAAATGTATGTCGGTGCATTCGTTGGTCTTGGAGAAAGAGAAGGTTATTTTCGATTTTTTGACAACGGCCAAAAAACGTCTGATTGCTTTTAAGGATTACGTTTATGTCTCGATTCAGAAGTTCTACTGTACGTGTAGCAAGCGCCGATTGAACGATTCGGATAAGTCTTTTTCCCACTTTGTTAGCTCGGTTATCTTAATAATTTTCGATACAATTCGGTTTTGGAAGGGTCGAGTTGTGACAGCATATTAAAGGCTTTTTGGCGGTCTTCTTTGCTTGCTTCCAGCAGAATCTTGTTGATTTCTTCGCCCTTCGCGTCAAAAAATGAATTGATGTAAACCGAACCAGGCAAGACCCGATTGGTTTGTTGGAGGGTAGTCAGTAGATTCATGACTTGGGTACGGGCGCCAATTGGATTTTCGGTAAAGGTATCGAGCGCCAATCGGTGATAACTGTAAACGCCTTCCCGTACGGGCAGCATCAGCTGATTATTGAGATTATCAACCAACCAAAAACGATTGCGACGGTCGTTGCCAGTGGCATTCCAACCCGCAGGTGCGCCGCCAGGGTTGACCCCTAGTGCTAAGTTGGCCACCTGTTGGGCACGTTGCAGATAATTATTGCCGCCTAGTTTGCTGAAAGAGTCATAATCTACGGCTAAAATAATATATGCATAAAACGCCAAGGTTTGCGTCAATTCATCCGAGTACGTATTTTCATTGTAATACATCGGATTGTTGGGTAGATAATTAAAGTTAAAATTTCGGTCAATGAAATTCAGCAGAATGGTCTCGTAATTGGTGCCGTACACGGGGCGCGTCACAATCAGTTGCGTAGTGCCTTCATACACTCCCTGAGCTGGGGAGCGGATAAGGTTGATGTTCAATTTGCAATTAATACGCTCTTCTGGATTAAAATTATCATTTGTCCACCTGCGGGCATTCATAAAGTCAGTAATGACGTTTTTGAGTTGATTCAGGCTGGCGTTATCTGTGTTTTGCTGCGTGAAAAGTTGGTTGTAATTGAGCGTAACAACGCAATTCAGTTCCTGCGCTTGTGTAGATAAAACAAGGCCAAAGGAAAATAAAAGTAAACGGATTCCTTTCTTTATAACTTTCATGATTTTGCCATTATGCTGAAACAGTCGTGTCTACGTGTGCAATTTCCCTGCCACAAGTTGTAAAATATCCTTGGCAACGTCGGTTTTGGATTTTAACTCAAAGGAGTGCACCGTTCCGTTTGCTTCAATAACGGTAATTTTATTGGTATCGTGTGCAAAACCCGCGCCTTTGTCATTCAAGGAATTCAATACAATCAAATCAAGATTTTTGGACTTCAATTTCCCCAAGGCATTTTCCAACTCATTATCGGTTTCAAGGGCAAAACCAACCATGAGTTGGCCTGCCTGTTTTTGCTGCCCTAACGTAGCCGCAATGTCTACTGTTTTGGTAAGTTCAATGTTAAATTGTGCTTCTTTTTTCTTGATTTTGCGGTCGGCTGGGTAAGCGGGGGTATAATCGGCCACGGCGGCCGAAAGAATAATAACGTCGGCCCCCGCAAATAGCTTTTGCGTGGCTTCGTACATTTCCTTTGCTGAGCGAACGGGTATAACGGTGATTTCTGTATCAGGCGTTGGTTGAGCCGTTGGGCCGCTTACTACCGTTACATCTGCACCTGCCATCGAAAATGCTTTTGCAATCGAAAAACCCATTTTGCCCGTCGAATGGTTGCTGATGTATCGCACTGGATCAATGGCTTCTTGGGTGGGTCCTGCGGTGATTAAAATTTTCTTGTTTTTTAATGTTGGAACAACTGAAAAATACTTTTCAAGGTGAGTGACAATATGTTCTGGCTCGGCCATCCTTCCAGTTCCGACCAATCCACTCGCCAATTCTCCGTGTTCGGCTTCAACGATGAAATTGCTGAAGCGTTTCAGCTTCTGAAGATTTTCAACCGTAGAGCCATGCAGGTACATGTCTAAATCCATGGCGGGGGCAAAAAATACGGGGCAACGGGCAGACAGATAAACGGCGGTTAACAAATCTTCGCAGAGTCCGTTGGCGCACTTTGCAAGCGTATGTGCGGTGGCTGGGGCAATGATGAAGGCATCTGCCCACAACCCTAGCTCTACGTGGTTGTTCCAACTCCCAGTCTCATCGGCGATGTAGGAAGATAGGGCAGGGCGCTTTGATAAAGTAGCTAAAGTTAACGGTGTTATAAAATCTTTCGCCGATTGGGTCATGATTACTTGTACTTCTGCTCCCGCTTTTATGAGCAAACGTATCAATAATGCTGCCTTGTAGGCGGCAATACTACCCGTTACGCCTACGAGGATTTTTTTATGCAGAAGGGTTGAAGGCATGAGTTAAAATAGTGTATAAAGAAAAAATACAGGAGGTATTTAAGGAATATTTACTGCCAAATGTACATAAATGGCACAAAAAAGCCGCACGGTGTTTAATCGTGCGGCTTTTTTTATGGGATAAAAAGACTAAACTTCTTCATCGCTTGAACGCCAGAAAAGTTTATCTTCCATAAATTCTTCAATGGCGATACCCGTTGGTTTAGGTTGACGCTCGTAGAATTTAGAAATTTCGATTTGCTCGCGGTTTTCAAATACTTCTTCGAGGTTGTCAATACCTGAGGCAAACTCGGCAAGCTTGTTGTTAAGCTCTTCTTTGGTTTTGGAGGCAATTTGACGTGAACGGCGAGAAATAATCGCCACCGATTCGTACAAGTTACCGGTTTTCGCGGCCAATTTGTCGGTGTCGCGGGTTATGATTGATGGATTTGCTGCCATTGTATTTGAATAATTTAATGTTCAACTTTTAGTTTTGAGTAGAAGAAGGAGTCGAAAGTTTACCAGCGTCTGAAGGTTTTTTCTCCTTCAATGCCTTTTCAGCTTTCTCTGCTTCTAAAATTACGCCCAATTCTTTCACGGTATTTTCGTAATACCGTTCAGCCTGACGTATGTATTTGCTATTGGGATACTTGTCCAAAAATGCCAAATAATATTTTGAAACGTCCTGATAACGTTCTTTTTGCTTTTCGACAAAGCTCAGTTTCGCTAAGTTGTATTGGGCATCAACGCGTAAAAACGCCAACTCCTCGTTGTATTTAGAATCAGGAAAATCTTTTTGGTAATTATTGATGGCGACTACGGCCGAACGGTAGTTGGCAATGTTGGCTTCACTGGTTTTGTAGTAAAGTTTAGCTTTGTCGTATGCTTTACGTTCGAGTTTGTCCCGCAGTTCCAATATCAGCTGAGTACTCTCTTCGCGGAATGCGCTTTCGGGATAGGTATTGATAAAATCCTGAAGGGCACTGATGGCAGTGAGTGTATTGGTTTGGTCTAGGTTTGAGTTTGGAGAGTCTTTGTACAGCGAATATGCGTGCATGTACAAGGATTCCTGCGCGTATTCGCTCCGCTGAAACGTTTCATAGAAGTTTTTGAACAGGAATTGTGCCATGTTGTAATTTGATTGCTTGAAATTACAGTAGGCATTGTAAAACTGAGCGAGCTCGGCTTGGCGAGCATCTTTGCCATTCAACAAAGGAGTTATTTCTTCAAACAGCAGGCCAGCATGATAATAATCAGCTTTCTTATAATACTGAAGGGCCGCCTCATACTTCTGTTCAAGTGTTCCTTCCTTTTGCAGTTTAGCAAACTTGCTGCACGAACCCAGCACTACGGCGGTGAAAATCAGCAGAAAAAATCCAAATCGGGTGTTACGCATATCGGGCGCAAAAATACAAAAATTGCTTCATATCTCATAACGAAATAGAAGCGTAAAAAGTATTCAGTACGTTTTAAGTGATTGATTTTCGCAAATTAGTGTCTAATCAGCAATTTTTTGGTTGCTACTTTTTTGCCTTCCAATAGTAACTGATAGAAATAAACTCCAGTGGGAATTTCGCGGGTCGAAATGCGGAGTTGACGTTCGTTTCTGTCCAAATCATATTCAGCTACGTTGGCTCCCAAAATGTTATACAATGAGATTTTGGCGTTGCCGACATTACCTGAAATCTGATAATCAATCTCGGCGTAATCATTTGCGGGATTAGGGTACGCATTCAATACGCGTAGTTTTTCGCTCACAAAAAATAAATCTTCAGATTTGGCAACTTCTTCCAAATTCGGACGGGTATCGGAGGCTGTTACCAATTCACCATTGGTACGGTTTTTATTGGCGGTATTTGCACTCGTGGAGGTGCCTGGACTAAGTAAAATAGAACGGTAGTATGCGTTAATGGCCGAGCTTGGACGCAAGTTGATGCTGCGATCTAGTGACCGAGGTATCTTACTAAGGGTAGGTGAAGTAACAGATGTTGTTTTCTTTCCGACGTTCAGGCGGCTTTTGCTTCGGGTTACTTCTGACTGCGCCGAAGCATCAGTCAGGGCAAAAACACTGAAGATGGTAAGAAAGATGTATTTTAGTATAGTTCTTTTCATAGCTGTGGATGGATTGAAAAATCATATTTCTTGTCTATTTCCTGCAAAAATATAGGCTATTTTTTGTAATATCAAAAATTGTGCCTTAAAAGAGTCTTAAAATTTATTAATCGGGATACAATATAAACGAAAAAAAAGCGTAAAAGGTTTTTGTTAGACTAAAGTTTCTTTTTATTGGACTTTACCCTTGTTTTCAAAACTTCTTTCGTCACCGTTTTGACTGCTTTTGATTCTTTCACTTCTGGTGGTTTGACAATTTTAGTTTCGATTGGTTTAAAGCCAGCTTTGGTTAAAATTTCAAGTTTTGTCGGTTTCTCTTTAATTCGCCAATTGAATCCTTCAAGTTGTTTGTCATCCCCTTTAATACTCTGCGGAGGAATAAAACGACCATCGGGTTGGCCCACAAATTGAATTCGATGTACTTGGTTACGACGGAAATTGAGCGTCATTTTGGCACATTCCACACGATTCATTCCCATGGCTTTTTTTTCTTCGTTGGCTGCAAAATAGATACTCTCGCCGTTGCCTTCCACGAATACGCGTTGCAATCGGGTGCTGTCGTCAAAATAAGCCGTAATCCGCCGCCCCTTTACTTGATTAAAATTGAGAAGAGTATCCTGAGAAATAACAAATGATTTTGCTTTCAGGTACATGGTTCTCAACTTTTGTTCGACCATCTGTGCCACGATTGAATCCGCTTCCAACTGATACTTGGACGACCAGATAATGGGCTTCTTTAGAAATGTAATGTTGGAGTCCAACGAGTTGTAAATCAATGAATCACACCGACTTTGAAGGTCTTTTTTGTACAACAATACGTTTTTGTAGCCGATTAGTTTTCGGGGTTTTTGTGCATTGGATGTATCTGCTTTTTGGCTTGCTATCGCGTCTTTGGCGGGCTTTGAAAGCTCTCGCCCCGATGCGGGCAAAGGTAGTATGCTAAGCAATGAATCGGCATTTGCTTTTGTTTTGCCCGCGACACGTTTTGCTAAATTGGCCTGATTGGATGGGGTTATTCCTTTTAAAAAAACGGTGCTTTTCCTTCCTTTGAGCGAAAAACCAATGTTGGGTTTACTCTTAGCCAAAGAATCAGCGTCAACTTTATTTTTGTCAAGTTGCTTACTGGATAAATTTGGCTTGGAGATTGTAGTTGTATCTGGTTGTATATCAATAGAATAAAGGGTGTCAGCTGTCATGAAAAGGGTGTCTTTTGAAATGACAGACCGCGTCAAAGCGTGTCCCCAAACCTTTGAGATGCCCAATTTGCCGTTATAGATTCCGAAATCACCGTTGAGAATCGTGTCATCGTTTTTAGACACAATTTCTACTTTTCCCTTGGCAAACCCTTTTTTATTCAGGTTGTCAAACGAGAGTGAGTCGCCCGTAAGGGTATAGTCTGGATTGTCAATGGTGGTGCGTGTTCTGAACAGCGACTCACCAGTATCGGTGTTGTAAGAGCCGTTCTTGGCAATGACTGTCCCTTCCTTGCTTACTACTTTGGTAGGGCTTTTAAAATCGGCGATTTTGGTTAGCGAGTTATAAATGAGGGTGTCGGTGGTCAGTGTATACTTTTTATTGACCAGTTTGACGTTGGTATAATAAGTGGAAACTTTGGTACGGGTGTCATAGTAACCAATGTTGCTGGTCAGGGTATTTTCGGCATCAATGATTTTGCCTTTGTTGGGGTAAAAAGCAATACCCGTTGCCATGTCGTATTCAATCTTGGTTGACGTAAGGGTTCTTTTGCGGTCTTTGAGATTGACTACTTTGCCCATCACCTTTGCCAAACGGCTATTTCCGTAGTAAAACAGGGTATCCCCCGTTACGGTAATGGTATCTCCCTGCACAATGCGAACATTCCCGTAGGCTTCAATGGCATTGGAGGCCACGTTGTGAATGGCCAAATTGCAATACATCAGCGCACCTTTGTGACGAAAAACGACTTTATTGACTACCCTACGCACTTCACTTCCATCCGTCATTTTCATGACGGTCATGCTGTCGGCACCCAGCAGAAAAACCTTTTCTTCTCCTTGCATGGAGGAAGTAGGGCCTGCGGTAGGGCGTTGGGCATAGGTGAATACGGAACTAAAGACGGTCATAAGAATGATAAGTCGTTTAATCCCATATACGCAGAATATGGCTTTGGGGTTGCAATGGATATGGCTAATTTTTGAAAAAATCATAAAATCAATGAAAAGTGTCGTTCACACAGGCGACGGGGCGCACGCTGTCATTTTTTTTAATTTTTGTGTAGTATTAACGCACAAAATTAGCTAAAAACCGACGTTAGTGTGATTCTTAACATACATTAACGGTTTTTTTAAATGAAAGGATGCAATTAGATGAGTTGAGGGATTCTCTAACGGGTATTTGTGGCGATGGTGCAAATGGCAGGAAAAGGGTTGAGTTGTCTTTAAAATAGGGGAAATTTAAAATTAAGTAATTTTCTGATTACCCATATTTCGAGGTGGCTTATCAGCTACATTATGAGTAGTTTTTCCCTTTTTTGTGATTTGATAGGTTATGAAAATACTTCCCAATCTTCTACTGGTAGGATTGCTTGTGTTAGGGCTAAAAACGCAGGCGCAATACGACATTGTCAAGACCGAAAATGGGGCTATATCAGGCCTAAAAAGTGGCGATATTCATATTTATAAAGGGATTCCATTTGCCGCCCCACCCGTTGGCAACTGGCGCTGGAAAGCCCCTCAGCCAGCCAAAAACTGGCAAGGCGTTCGCAAATGTGAATCTTTTTCGGCCAGTCCAATTCAGTCCAAACCTGCACCTTTTTACTGCTGGACCGAAGAGTTTATTGCCCCACCGGAGCCGTTGAGCGAAGATTGCCTGTACCTCAATGTCTGGACGGGTGCTAAGTTGGCCTACGAAAATCGTCCCGTTTTTGTGTGGATTTATGGTGGAGGTTTTTCGTCGGGTTCGGCCGCTTGCGCCATTTACGATGGTGAAGAAATGGCCAAAAAAGGCGTTGTTTTTGTCAGCATCAATTATCGGGTTGGGGCGTTGGGTTTCATGGCGCATCCTGAGTTGAGTAAAGAACAAAACAACGCGTCGGGAAATTATGGTTTGTTGGACCAAGTTGCGGCCCTTAAATGGGTTCAAAACAACATTGCCGCTTTTGGCGGTGACCCCAACAACGTTACCATCGCAGGGCAGTCGGCGGGGTCGATGAGTGTTAATTGTTTGGTCGCTTCGCCTCTGGCCAAACGCCTTTTCCACCGTGCCATTGCCCAAAGCGGCGGGATGCTTTCCAACCGAATTCCGACTTCGCTGGCTGATGCCGAGAAAATGGGAGAAGCGTTTCAGAAGAAAGCCAATGCGGCCAACTTGGCGGAATTACGCAAAAAAACACCCGAAGAAATTTTGGCGGCGACGCAGGGCGGCATTCGTTTTGGCGTTACACTAGATGGCCACGTATTGCCAACTGATATTTTCAATCATTTTAAAGAAGGCAAACACAACGACGTGCCGCTGATGGCAGGCTGGGTTACGGGCGACGGCAGTATCACAGGCGGACAGGCGCTTTCGGCCGAAAAATTCAAACAACAATTGCGGGAAAAATACGGTGAAAAGGCCGACGAATTTTTGAAACTGTTTCCCGCCGCTACCGACGATGAGGCCAAAGCTACCCAGTTGAAATTGGGCTTGCTTTCGTTTGCGGCCCGTTCAGCGCATTTGTGGGCGGGTTTCAATAAAAGCAGGGCCTATCTTTATCAGTTTACGCACGTGCCGCCCGATAAGCCCAACTTCCCCAATTACGGTGCTTTTCACACCTCAGAAGTACCCTATGCGTTGCATACTTTGCACCGCTGGAATCGGCCTTGGCAGGAAGTTGACCGTCAATTGGAAAACAACATGGCCGATTATTGGGTGAATTTTGCCAAAACAGGCAACCCCAACGCCAAGGGCCTTCCCGAGTGGAAAGGCCACGATAAAAAGTCGGGCGTAGTGCTAGAATTGGGTGATAACGTGCAGGAACGCCCCGCGTTGTTTAAGGCCGAATTTGAGCTGTTGGATAGCGTGCAAATAAAGTAAGCAAAACAGAAGAAACCCTTAAAAATGAACGGAAAATCCTCTGCTTCCCGCCGCAAATTTATTAAAACTTCAGCAAGTATGGCGGCTTCTTTTGCGGTACTGCCCGATGCAATGAATGTATCGTTAGGGAATCATGTTCTTACCACCAACATAGAGACAATGGCAACTCAAAA encodes:
- the porD gene encoding type IX secretion system protein PorD encodes the protein MKVIKKGIRLLLFSFGLVLSTQAQELNCVVTLNYNQLFTQQNTDNASLNQLKNVITDFMNARRWTNDNFNPEERINCKLNINLIRSPAQGVYEGTTQLIVTRPVYGTNYETILLNFIDRNFNFNYLPNNPMYYNENTYSDELTQTLAFYAYIILAVDYDSFSKLGGNNYLQRAQQVANLALGVNPGGAPAGWNATGNDRRNRFWLVDNLNNQLMLPVREGVYSYHRLALDTFTENPIGARTQVMNLLTTLQQTNRVLPGSVYINSFFDAKGEEINKILLEASKEDRQKAFNMLSQLDPSKTELYRKLLR
- a CDS encoding outer membrane protein assembly factor BamD translates to MRNTRFGFFLLIFTAVVLGSCSKFAKLQKEGTLEQKYEAALQYYKKADYYHAGLLFEEITPLLNGKDARQAELAQFYNAYCNFKQSNYNMAQFLFKNFYETFQRSEYAQESLYMHAYSLYKDSPNSNLDQTNTLTAISALQDFINTYPESAFREESTQLILELRDKLERKAYDKAKLYYKTSEANIANYRSAVVAINNYQKDFPDSKYNEELAFLRVDAQYNLAKLSFVEKQKERYQDVSKYYLAFLDKYPNSKYIRQAERYYENTVKELGVILEAEKAEKALKEKKPSDAGKLSTPSSTQN
- a CDS encoding SCO family protein, which codes for MKNTIFALLFLLIWGCNKNSDRLPILGERETTTRIVDGKEVVDTLYHTIPDFKFVSQNGDTVTAQNFKDKIYVADFFFTTCPTICPVMKKQMLKVYEKIKGQNDVAILSHTIDPDHDTPAVLKEYATDLGVTGNQWLFVTGNREKIYEIGEKKYLVVAGADSTAPGGYIHSGAFVLVDKEKHVRGMYNGTDDEATKRLISDIERLQEEYKNKE
- the coaBC gene encoding bifunctional phosphopantothenoylcysteine decarboxylase/phosphopantothenate--cysteine ligase CoaBC, whose amino-acid sequence is MPSTLLHKKILVGVTGSIAAYKAALLIRLLIKAGAEVQVIMTQSAKDFITPLTLATLSKRPALSSYIADETGSWNNHVELGLWADAFIIAPATAHTLAKCANGLCEDLLTAVYLSARCPVFFAPAMDLDMYLHGSTVENLQKLKRFSNFIVEAEHGELASGLVGTGRMAEPEHIVTHLEKYFSVVPTLKNKKILITAGPTQEAIDPVRYISNHSTGKMGFSIAKAFSMAGADVTVVSGPTAQPTPDTEITVIPVRSAKEMYEATQKLFAGADVIILSAAVADYTPAYPADRKIKKKEAQFNIELTKTVDIAATLGQQKQAGQLMVGFALETDNELENALGKLKSKNLDLIVLNSLNDKGAGFAHDTNKITVIEANGTVHSFELKSKTDVAKDILQLVAGKLHT
- the recN gene encoding DNA repair protein RecN, giving the protein MLAHLLIKNYALIDHLELTPDPQLNIITGETGAGKSIMLGAIGLLLGSRADTKVLYNPAGKCIIEGTFDLSGYFIEHLFDEEELDFTTTCLIRREISPTGKSRAFINDTPVNLESLRRIAGQLMDIHSQHDTLLLGSNEFQLQIVDTYAQNEETLRHYHTDFQAYRKANQVYNRLIAEAAQMRKEFDYNQFLYDELEKAHLQADEQEQLEQELIILENATDVRERLQLATEYLDNPEQSVIVFLKNAVSSLNAISKFAPQYEQLRERAQSVYIELKDLASEISDEQDNVEIDDTRAEEIRERLNLFYHLQQKHQVKTLKELIAIQNELETKVSRVLNLDEDINKAKAAADKAQAKLQKSAEKLSNSRKAVMTSVEKQVKTYLLELGMPNAALSIQHTIIEPSESGIDDVDFLFSANKGIKPQQLKNVASGGEFSRLMMVIKYILASKRKLPTIVFDEIDTGVSGEIAIKMGQMMREISKSHQVISITHLHQIATQGTAHYFVYKDNSSEKTVSKIRKLTFEERVKEIAQMIGGSKPSEAILQNAREMLQAQSGVSQINLF
- a CDS encoding viral A-type inclusion protein, encoding MKNIIVAFGFALSISACSEDKGSVEQTEKEVFVIHDEVMPKMGQLMELKTGLSKEISAIDSLVKITPNDSLQKRKDEALALSVALTEADQGMMNWMHNYNGDSLKALSGEEAVKAMNAEKTKISAVRDKMLESMAKAEQFLKK
- a CDS encoding DNA-directed RNA polymerase subunit omega → MAANPSIITRDTDKLAAKTGNLYESVAIISRRSRQIASKTKEELNNKLAEFASGIDNLEEVFENREQIEISKFYERQPKPTGIAIEEFMEDKLFWRSSDEEV
- a CDS encoding c-type cytochrome, producing the protein MLHFFRVSFVRYSALSSGFIFLFFFSCQSEESTKHAQYVAEGYTLFQTHCANCHQRDGKGLSNLYPAIVPEYLKDKAKVICWIKNGVNQSVTVNGKTFNRPMPANPALKDLEIAEIMTYMYTTWGNDSKITTTETVQKALEQCVSN
- a CDS encoding Gfo/Idh/MocA family protein, with product MKEENSTPINRRDFVAKAATALAGIMIVPRHVLGGTRPDGTKYIAPSDIISLGFIGTGKQGRGLTNSFLSTNEARIVAISEVYKAKAQLTLDRIKTYYEKNTQAGTYSDIPVYNDFRELLARKDVDAVVIATPDHWHAAMAVRAAEAGKDIYCEKPLALTVKEGRAMVNAARKYNRVFQTGSMQRSWPEFRQAAELIRNGYIGEVKSIKVNVGPPPKPYDLPAETIPEGLDWSAWLGPNAAVPFNSELAPPTSKDVFPNWRNYKEFGGGMVTDWGAHMFDIVQWALDMDNSGPVEVIAPDGKEHPFLTYRYDNGIVMTHEKWDWNNAILFTGTEGELRVQRKKIETTPASLATRVIGETEKHVYKSENHYKDFFDAMRKRSKPICDVEVGHRTASVCNIGNIAYQLNRPLQWNPKKESFKNDKEANALLGRSMNDVWGIKI